One Syngnathus acus chromosome 13, fSynAcu1.2, whole genome shotgun sequence genomic window carries:
- the ssh2a gene encoding protein phosphatase Slingshot homolog 2 isoform X1 — MTLGAVTDSGSSSAVSFCSCCGAKMVPYFSDDAVVSNNEINQLISESFLTVKGAALFLPRGNSPTPNSAPHISQRWNKHTGDLQKHLQTMFTVLRPEDTIRLAVRLESSYDQVTRYLVVVSTNGRQDTEESIVLGMDFYSSDSCCTVGLVLPLWSDTMIHLDGDGGFSVSTVNRVHVFKPVSVQAMWSALQSLHKACDIARCHNYYPGSLFLTWVSYYQSRISSNQFCINEWNAMQDVESHRANSPVLFTDLPTERERTERLIKMRLREIMMQKDLENVTSKEIRTELEMQMACNLREFKEFIDNEMIVILGQMDSPTEIFEHVYLGSEWNASNLEELQNSGVRYILNVTREIDNFFPGMFEYHNIRVYDEEATNLLEYWNETYKFITKAKKAGAKCLVHCKMGVSRSASTVIAYAMKEYGWSLDDAFEYVKERRAVTKPNPSFMKQLEEYQGILLASKQRHNKLWRSHSESDLSDRPEQMCKSSSHSLGRSDSQSNNNNSSPALHHFLGVAVLQALVSEPDDVAKSTSNLRTQCNDARDSPIEEPLKTECDDTPSPRPHAAVLVPEEKVATAENPLITVPAIIPPPSLLILPPTPEVQRAHKGHATPPASAESKPVELFLHFPEQSSSEDFSPVTVMSSDTSEKTPSDSTSEKCSPVSDAPVPTPLSSTGRSDDNNNPSEFPDDADDRGEADGSSNHSSQSIDFFSAREKFLGLAQEDRTQQPSEQRSPSLDPNDNRATEEDEASEDGTSQSEVSDDKLSPDSFDQPHHDNGISVRHIVTEIEAICHPTTSLTPSTPSTPSSFSPPLHGPPLVREDPPEGAEPEVPPCPPSPSTPPCDLPAGSVRRATEQLEQKLRQEMEMVAAQRSPLPSPCSEHPPVRTFELPSRSKGETVGEQLNDSETANLRNTSISHTFGALLHPQSHMTYDTPTVDSSRHTSAQTQKDNELQMTLDGVTIQESNPDENLDSLSVGGSCGSDCAAQKRLSRGSQELERIRQTLRELQAFLHEGGGLERPDTGQPLFMEAEPPPGSDAAQRLKQDGKSLLEPAGWHRAVELEARIRQAGLTPPSLMKRSASLAKLDCLELSPNDLSDLDLRQHARTTAAVAAHSHCAFPTSPSHSDDTWKKQKVLATNNLPEKTRLPGEEPSPSRSPERSEREEAEGCGSTSSSSRQPVRAYSSRRSRKASERKQRAAAAPALLYNTM; from the exons ATGACCCTCGGTGCTGTGACCGACTCTGGGAGCTCGTCGGCGGTCAGCTTCTGCTCGTGTTGCGGGGCCAAAATGGTGCCGTACTTCAGCGACGACGCGGTGGTGTCAAATAATGAAATCAACCAACT TATCAGCGAGAGCTTCCTCACAGTAAAAGGTGCAGCTCTTTTTCTCCCAAGAGGAAATAGTCCCACGCCAAACTCTGCACCTCATATCAGCCAGCGCTGGAACAAGCACACAG GGGATCTCCAGAAACATCTTCAGACTATGTTCACTGTGCTGCGGCCGGAGGACACAATCCGACTG GCTGTGCGTCTGGAGAGTTCCTATGATCAGGTAACCCGCTACTTGGTGGTGGTCTCCACCAACGGCAGACAGGACACAGAGGAATCCATCGTTCTTGGCATGGACTTCTATTCCTCTGACAG CTGCTGTACCGTGGGCTTGGTTCTACCTCTATGGAGTGACACGATGATCCACTTGGACGGAGATGG AGGTTTCAGCGTGTCAACTGTGAATCGAGTTCATGTTTTCAAGCCAGTCTCAGTCCAGGCAATGTG GTCGGCTCTTCAGTCACTCCACAAAGCGTGTGACATTGCCCGCTGCCACAATTACTACCCGGGCAGCCTGTTCTTGACATGGGTCAGCTATTATCAGAGCAGGATCTCCTCCAACCAGTTCTGCATCAACGAGTGGAACGCCATGCAGGATGTTGAGTCCCACCGTGCCAATTCACCTGTTCTCTTCACAGATTT GCCCACAGAAAGGGAGCGCACAGAGCGACTGATCAAGATGCGCCTCCGAGAGATCATGATGCAAAAGGACTTGGAGAATGTTACCAGCAAGGAG ATCCGCACAGAGCTGGAGATGCAGATGGCGTGCAACTTGAGGGAGTTTAAGGAGTTCATTGACAACGAGATGATCGTCATCCTCGGGCAAATGGATAGCCCCACGGAGATCTTTGAACACGTTTACCTG GGCTCTGAGTGGAACGCTTCCAACCTGGAGGAGCTACAGAACAGCGG CGTCCGTTACATCTTGAATGTAACGAGAGAAATAGACAACTTCTTCCCGGGCATGTTTGAGTACCACAACATCAGGGTGTACGACGAAGAGGCCACCAACCTGCTGGAGTACTGGAACGAAACCTACAAGTTCATTACCAAAGCCAA GAAAGCCGGTGCCAAGTGTCTGGTTCACTGCAAGATGGGCGTGAGCCGCTCGGCCTCGACGGTCATCGCTTACGCGATGAAGGAGTACGGCTGGTCGCTGGACGACGCCTTTGAGTATGTGAAGGAGAGACGAGCCGTCACCAAGCCGAACCCCTCCTTCATGAAGCAGCTGGAAGAATATCAGGGAATTCTGCTCGCCAG CAAACAGCGGCATAATAAACTATGGCGCTCCCACTCCGAAAGTGACCTATCAGATCGCCCTGAACAAATGTGTAAATCCTCATCTCACTCCCTGGGACGCTCCGACTCCCAgagcaacaataataattcctCCCCTGCCTTGCATCACTTCCTGGGCGTGGCCGTGCTCCAAGCTCTAGTTTCTGAACCTGACGACGTAGCTAAATCAACCTCGAACCTCCGCACGCAATGCAACGATGCACGCGACTCACCAATTGAGGAGCCGCTCAAAACCGAGTGTGACGACACGCCCTCGCCGCGACCGCACGCAGCCGTGCTCGTCCCAGAGGAAAAAGTCGCCACCGCTGAGAACCCGCTCATTACGGTACCTGCTATCATTCCTCCACCCTCGCTCCTCATCCTCCCCCCAACTCCTGAAGTCCAGCGGGCTCACAAGGGTCACGCGACACCACCAGCTAGCGCGGAGAGCAAACCAGTGGAACTGTTTCTTCACTTCCCTGAGCAAAGCAGCTCCGAGGACTTTTCCCCCGTCACCGTCATGTCGTCAGACACCTCGGAAAAGACGCCATCCGATTCGACGAGTGAGAAATGCAGCCCGGTCAGCGACGCCCCTGTCCCCACGCCGCTTTCCTCAACTGGGCGTAGCGATGACAACAACAACCCCAGCGAGTTTCCAGACGATGCGGATGACCGCGGCGAAGCGGACGGCTCGTCCAACCACAGCTCACAAAGCATCGACTTCTTCAGCGCCAGGGAGAAGTTTCTGGGCTTAGCCCAGGAGGACAGAACGCAGCAACCTTCTGAGCAAAGGTCGCCCTCCCTCGACCCCAATGACAACAGAGCGACTGAGGAAGATGAAGCGAGTGAAGACGGGACAAGTCAG TCCGAGGTTAGCGATGACAAGCTCAGCCCTGACAGCTTTGATCAGCCTCACCACGACAACGGAATATCAGTCCGCCATATTGTCACTGAGATCGAAGCCATATGCCACCCAACTACTTCCTTAACTCCTTCCACCCCCTCCACACCGTCGTCCTTCTCTCCACCCTTGCACGGACCTCCGCTCGTTCGGGAGGATCCTCCGGAAGGGGCGGAGCCAGAAGTCCCGCCGTGCCCGCCGTCCCCCTCGACGCCGCCGTGCGACCTGCCGGCCGGCTCCGTGCGGCGGGCCACCGAACAGTTGGAGCAGAAGTTGAGGCAAGAAATGGAGATGGTGGCCGCGCAGCGTTCCCCACTGCCCTCTCCATGCAGTGAGCACCCCCCTGTCCGAACATTCGAACTTCCAAGCCGCTCCAAGGGTGAGACCGTTGGTGAGCAACTGAACGACTCAGAAACAGCCAACCTCCGAAACACTTCAATCAGCCACACGTTTGGTGCTCTTCTACATCCTCAAAGCCATATGACATATGATACTCCAACAGTAGACTCATCTCGACATACCTCAGCCCAAACCCAAAAAGACAATGAGCTCCAAATGACTCTGGATGGGGTCACAATCCAGGAGTCCAACCCTGACGAGAACCTGGACTCCCTCAGTGTGGGAGGGAGTTGCGGTTCCGACTGCGCCGCTCAGAAGCGTCTGTCTCGTGGCAGCCAGGAACTGGAGAGGATTCGCCAGACTTTGAGAGAACTTCAGGCGTTCCTCCATGAAGGCGGCGGCCTGGAGAGGCCGGACACGGGGCAACCTCTCTTCATGGAAGCGGAGCCCCCTCCCGGCTCAGATGCAGCGCAGCGACTCAAACAAGATGGGAAGAGTCTCCTCGAGCCAGCCGGATGGCACCGAGCTGTCGAACTGGAGGCTCGCATCCGCCAGGCGGGCCTCACCCCGCCTTCGCTCATGAAGAGGTCAGCTTCCTTGGCTAAACTGGACTGCCTGGAATTGTCACCTAATGACCTCAGCGACCTCGACCTGAGGCAGCACGCCCGGACaacggcggcggtggcggcgcaCTCCCACTGCGCTTTCCCCACGTCGCCATCTCATTCGGATGACACGTGGAAGAAGCAGAAAGTTCTCGCCACAAACAATCTTCCCGAAAAGACACGTTTACCCGGTGAAGAGCCCTCCCCTTCCCGCTCCCCTGAGAGGAGCGAGCGGGAAGAGGCGGAGGGCTGCGGCTCgacgtcgtcgtcgtcgcgGCAACCGGTGAGGGCTTACTCTTCTAGACGTTCGCGGAAAGCCAGTGAGAGGAAGCAGCGTGCCGCCGCTGCCCCCGCACTGCTGTACAACACCATGTGA
- the ssh2a gene encoding protein phosphatase Slingshot homolog 2 isoform X2, giving the protein MALVTVQRSPTPSTTSSPCVSESGSGEDDCRSQPRSISESFLTVKGAALFLPRGNSPTPNSAPHISQRWNKHTGDLQKHLQTMFTVLRPEDTIRLAVRLESSYDQVTRYLVVVSTNGRQDTEESIVLGMDFYSSDSCCTVGLVLPLWSDTMIHLDGDGGFSVSTVNRVHVFKPVSVQAMWSALQSLHKACDIARCHNYYPGSLFLTWVSYYQSRISSNQFCINEWNAMQDVESHRANSPVLFTDLPTERERTERLIKMRLREIMMQKDLENVTSKEIRTELEMQMACNLREFKEFIDNEMIVILGQMDSPTEIFEHVYLGSEWNASNLEELQNSGVRYILNVTREIDNFFPGMFEYHNIRVYDEEATNLLEYWNETYKFITKAKKAGAKCLVHCKMGVSRSASTVIAYAMKEYGWSLDDAFEYVKERRAVTKPNPSFMKQLEEYQGILLASKQRHNKLWRSHSESDLSDRPEQMCKSSSHSLGRSDSQSNNNNSSPALHHFLGVAVLQALVSEPDDVAKSTSNLRTQCNDARDSPIEEPLKTECDDTPSPRPHAAVLVPEEKVATAENPLITVPAIIPPPSLLILPPTPEVQRAHKGHATPPASAESKPVELFLHFPEQSSSEDFSPVTVMSSDTSEKTPSDSTSEKCSPVSDAPVPTPLSSTGRSDDNNNPSEFPDDADDRGEADGSSNHSSQSIDFFSAREKFLGLAQEDRTQQPSEQRSPSLDPNDNRATEEDEASEDGTSQSEVSDDKLSPDSFDQPHHDNGISVRHIVTEIEAICHPTTSLTPSTPSTPSSFSPPLHGPPLVREDPPEGAEPEVPPCPPSPSTPPCDLPAGSVRRATEQLEQKLRQEMEMVAAQRSPLPSPCSEHPPVRTFELPSRSKGETVGEQLNDSETANLRNTSISHTFGALLHPQSHMTYDTPTVDSSRHTSAQTQKDNELQMTLDGVTIQESNPDENLDSLSVGGSCGSDCAAQKRLSRGSQELERIRQTLRELQAFLHEGGGLERPDTGQPLFMEAEPPPGSDAAQRLKQDGKSLLEPAGWHRAVELEARIRQAGLTPPSLMKRSASLAKLDCLELSPNDLSDLDLRQHARTTAAVAAHSHCAFPTSPSHSDDTWKKQKVLATNNLPEKTRLPGEEPSPSRSPERSEREEAEGCGSTSSSSRQPVRAYSSRRSRKASERKQRAAAAPALLYNTM; this is encoded by the exons ATGGCGCTGGTCACCGTCCAGCGGTCACCGACACCGAGCACTACCTCCAGTCCCTGTGTGTCG gAGTCGGGCAGTGGTGAGGATGACTGTCGCTCTCAACCCAGAAG TATCAGCGAGAGCTTCCTCACAGTAAAAGGTGCAGCTCTTTTTCTCCCAAGAGGAAATAGTCCCACGCCAAACTCTGCACCTCATATCAGCCAGCGCTGGAACAAGCACACAG GGGATCTCCAGAAACATCTTCAGACTATGTTCACTGTGCTGCGGCCGGAGGACACAATCCGACTG GCTGTGCGTCTGGAGAGTTCCTATGATCAGGTAACCCGCTACTTGGTGGTGGTCTCCACCAACGGCAGACAGGACACAGAGGAATCCATCGTTCTTGGCATGGACTTCTATTCCTCTGACAG CTGCTGTACCGTGGGCTTGGTTCTACCTCTATGGAGTGACACGATGATCCACTTGGACGGAGATGG AGGTTTCAGCGTGTCAACTGTGAATCGAGTTCATGTTTTCAAGCCAGTCTCAGTCCAGGCAATGTG GTCGGCTCTTCAGTCACTCCACAAAGCGTGTGACATTGCCCGCTGCCACAATTACTACCCGGGCAGCCTGTTCTTGACATGGGTCAGCTATTATCAGAGCAGGATCTCCTCCAACCAGTTCTGCATCAACGAGTGGAACGCCATGCAGGATGTTGAGTCCCACCGTGCCAATTCACCTGTTCTCTTCACAGATTT GCCCACAGAAAGGGAGCGCACAGAGCGACTGATCAAGATGCGCCTCCGAGAGATCATGATGCAAAAGGACTTGGAGAATGTTACCAGCAAGGAG ATCCGCACAGAGCTGGAGATGCAGATGGCGTGCAACTTGAGGGAGTTTAAGGAGTTCATTGACAACGAGATGATCGTCATCCTCGGGCAAATGGATAGCCCCACGGAGATCTTTGAACACGTTTACCTG GGCTCTGAGTGGAACGCTTCCAACCTGGAGGAGCTACAGAACAGCGG CGTCCGTTACATCTTGAATGTAACGAGAGAAATAGACAACTTCTTCCCGGGCATGTTTGAGTACCACAACATCAGGGTGTACGACGAAGAGGCCACCAACCTGCTGGAGTACTGGAACGAAACCTACAAGTTCATTACCAAAGCCAA GAAAGCCGGTGCCAAGTGTCTGGTTCACTGCAAGATGGGCGTGAGCCGCTCGGCCTCGACGGTCATCGCTTACGCGATGAAGGAGTACGGCTGGTCGCTGGACGACGCCTTTGAGTATGTGAAGGAGAGACGAGCCGTCACCAAGCCGAACCCCTCCTTCATGAAGCAGCTGGAAGAATATCAGGGAATTCTGCTCGCCAG CAAACAGCGGCATAATAAACTATGGCGCTCCCACTCCGAAAGTGACCTATCAGATCGCCCTGAACAAATGTGTAAATCCTCATCTCACTCCCTGGGACGCTCCGACTCCCAgagcaacaataataattcctCCCCTGCCTTGCATCACTTCCTGGGCGTGGCCGTGCTCCAAGCTCTAGTTTCTGAACCTGACGACGTAGCTAAATCAACCTCGAACCTCCGCACGCAATGCAACGATGCACGCGACTCACCAATTGAGGAGCCGCTCAAAACCGAGTGTGACGACACGCCCTCGCCGCGACCGCACGCAGCCGTGCTCGTCCCAGAGGAAAAAGTCGCCACCGCTGAGAACCCGCTCATTACGGTACCTGCTATCATTCCTCCACCCTCGCTCCTCATCCTCCCCCCAACTCCTGAAGTCCAGCGGGCTCACAAGGGTCACGCGACACCACCAGCTAGCGCGGAGAGCAAACCAGTGGAACTGTTTCTTCACTTCCCTGAGCAAAGCAGCTCCGAGGACTTTTCCCCCGTCACCGTCATGTCGTCAGACACCTCGGAAAAGACGCCATCCGATTCGACGAGTGAGAAATGCAGCCCGGTCAGCGACGCCCCTGTCCCCACGCCGCTTTCCTCAACTGGGCGTAGCGATGACAACAACAACCCCAGCGAGTTTCCAGACGATGCGGATGACCGCGGCGAAGCGGACGGCTCGTCCAACCACAGCTCACAAAGCATCGACTTCTTCAGCGCCAGGGAGAAGTTTCTGGGCTTAGCCCAGGAGGACAGAACGCAGCAACCTTCTGAGCAAAGGTCGCCCTCCCTCGACCCCAATGACAACAGAGCGACTGAGGAAGATGAAGCGAGTGAAGACGGGACAAGTCAG TCCGAGGTTAGCGATGACAAGCTCAGCCCTGACAGCTTTGATCAGCCTCACCACGACAACGGAATATCAGTCCGCCATATTGTCACTGAGATCGAAGCCATATGCCACCCAACTACTTCCTTAACTCCTTCCACCCCCTCCACACCGTCGTCCTTCTCTCCACCCTTGCACGGACCTCCGCTCGTTCGGGAGGATCCTCCGGAAGGGGCGGAGCCAGAAGTCCCGCCGTGCCCGCCGTCCCCCTCGACGCCGCCGTGCGACCTGCCGGCCGGCTCCGTGCGGCGGGCCACCGAACAGTTGGAGCAGAAGTTGAGGCAAGAAATGGAGATGGTGGCCGCGCAGCGTTCCCCACTGCCCTCTCCATGCAGTGAGCACCCCCCTGTCCGAACATTCGAACTTCCAAGCCGCTCCAAGGGTGAGACCGTTGGTGAGCAACTGAACGACTCAGAAACAGCCAACCTCCGAAACACTTCAATCAGCCACACGTTTGGTGCTCTTCTACATCCTCAAAGCCATATGACATATGATACTCCAACAGTAGACTCATCTCGACATACCTCAGCCCAAACCCAAAAAGACAATGAGCTCCAAATGACTCTGGATGGGGTCACAATCCAGGAGTCCAACCCTGACGAGAACCTGGACTCCCTCAGTGTGGGAGGGAGTTGCGGTTCCGACTGCGCCGCTCAGAAGCGTCTGTCTCGTGGCAGCCAGGAACTGGAGAGGATTCGCCAGACTTTGAGAGAACTTCAGGCGTTCCTCCATGAAGGCGGCGGCCTGGAGAGGCCGGACACGGGGCAACCTCTCTTCATGGAAGCGGAGCCCCCTCCCGGCTCAGATGCAGCGCAGCGACTCAAACAAGATGGGAAGAGTCTCCTCGAGCCAGCCGGATGGCACCGAGCTGTCGAACTGGAGGCTCGCATCCGCCAGGCGGGCCTCACCCCGCCTTCGCTCATGAAGAGGTCAGCTTCCTTGGCTAAACTGGACTGCCTGGAATTGTCACCTAATGACCTCAGCGACCTCGACCTGAGGCAGCACGCCCGGACaacggcggcggtggcggcgcaCTCCCACTGCGCTTTCCCCACGTCGCCATCTCATTCGGATGACACGTGGAAGAAGCAGAAAGTTCTCGCCACAAACAATCTTCCCGAAAAGACACGTTTACCCGGTGAAGAGCCCTCCCCTTCCCGCTCCCCTGAGAGGAGCGAGCGGGAAGAGGCGGAGGGCTGCGGCTCgacgtcgtcgtcgtcgcgGCAACCGGTGAGGGCTTACTCTTCTAGACGTTCGCGGAAAGCCAGTGAGAGGAAGCAGCGTGCCGCCGCTGCCCCCGCACTGCTGTACAACACCATGTGA